In Selenomonas dianae, a genomic segment contains:
- a CDS encoding sensor histidine kinase translates to MRWDRISYQKRLLAYLLVGGLFPLLLASAMILYAADRVYENTQAKGGRAEVQRISREIDNLVGNYQRLISPLLVRGETIEFLCGTRSNVEHIYGDLYAILAGRSGEAAIYLLSADGSQVIATDDLPRDYRLPDHLHWGLLGQAVQSQDWVLASADRYEADRRETVFSMAHAIRREDELLGFAVIDVRREALVPLIQRVQDGNEGQIILTDRYNYVMMDMLDHHREGFSSVFASSEEAETTESVFRDYAFSSTTTGFAVHLRQRLDSAPLDYLFRLILMVDAVALCITAYLACRLSRHLWRPLHTLATAMRRVRSCDDFSVQVDVRRSDEIGELALTFNSLIEHIRTLLAENRERERRLRVAQVKSLTEMIKPHFMYNTLNLIKWSAKLGDSEGAADIAVQLGKLLRASVSMKEFVTVAEELSFLRTYLKIQQRRFEGRLKVTMRVETGAYGCYVPKLILQPLVENAIRHGIEMTESGGRIAITGCRENGYLIFHVKDNGQGMSPARQQEVLTRRDDNHFGIYNVHMRAVLNGDEDCGITLHAAEGKGTEVILRLRRMEEAPHYD, encoded by the coding sequence ATGAGATGGGATCGGATCAGCTATCAAAAACGGCTGCTTGCCTACCTCCTCGTGGGAGGGTTGTTTCCGCTTCTCCTTGCCTCTGCGATGATTCTCTATGCGGCGGATCGTGTCTACGAGAACACACAGGCAAAGGGGGGGCGTGCCGAGGTGCAGCGGATCTCACGTGAGATCGACAATCTCGTCGGAAACTATCAGCGTCTGATAAGTCCGCTCCTCGTGCGGGGGGAGACCATCGAGTTCCTGTGTGGTACACGTTCGAATGTGGAACATATCTATGGGGATCTCTATGCGATTCTTGCGGGTCGATCGGGTGAGGCGGCGATCTATCTGCTCTCTGCAGATGGCAGTCAGGTGATCGCAACGGATGATTTGCCGCGGGACTATCGTCTGCCGGATCATCTGCATTGGGGACTTCTCGGTCAGGCGGTTCAGAGTCAGGACTGGGTGCTCGCCTCGGCAGACCGCTATGAAGCCGATCGACGGGAAACGGTCTTTTCGATGGCGCACGCGATACGCCGGGAGGATGAACTGCTCGGCTTTGCCGTTATTGATGTGCGGCGTGAGGCTCTTGTCCCGCTCATTCAGCGCGTGCAGGACGGAAATGAGGGACAGATCATCCTGACGGATCGCTATAACTATGTCATGATGGATATGCTCGATCATCATCGTGAGGGATTTTCCTCTGTCTTTGCGTCCTCTGAGGAGGCGGAGACGACGGAGTCTGTTTTCCGTGATTATGCGTTTTCTTCGACGACGACAGGGTTTGCGGTTCACCTGCGTCAGCGGCTGGACTCGGCACCGCTGGATTACCTCTTTCGCCTGATCCTCATGGTGGATGCGGTAGCGCTGTGTATAACGGCATATCTTGCCTGTCGGCTGAGCCGCCATCTCTGGCGGCCGCTGCATACGCTTGCGACAGCAATGCGGCGTGTGCGCAGCTGTGACGATTTTTCCGTGCAGGTGGACGTTCGGCGCAGCGATGAGATCGGGGAGCTTGCGCTTACGTTCAACAGTCTGATCGAACACATCCGCACGCTGCTTGCGGAGAACAGGGAGCGCGAGCGGCGGCTGCGCGTGGCACAGGTGAAATCTCTGACGGAGATGATAAAGCCCCATTTCATGTACAATACGCTGAATCTCATCAAGTGGAGTGCGAAGCTCGGCGACAGCGAGGGGGCGGCGGATATTGCCGTGCAGCTCGGGAAGCTGCTGCGTGCCTCGGTGAGTATGAAGGAGTTTGTGACGGTGGCGGAGGAGCTGAGTTTTCTCCGCACCTATTTGAAGATTCAGCAGCGGCGCTTCGAGGGACGGCTCAAAGTTACGATGCGTGTGGAGACGGGGGCGTATGGCTGCTATGTGCCGAAGCTGATTCTGCAGCCGCTCGTTGAGAACGCGATCCGGCACGGCATCGAGATGACAGAAAGCGGCGGCCGCATCGCAATCACGGGGTGCCGTGAAAACGGCTATCTCATCTTTCATGTGAAGGACAATGGACAGGGAATGTCGCCTGCACGGCAGCAGGAAGTGCTGACACGGCGTGACGACAATCACTTCGGGATTTACAATGTGCATATGCGTGCCGTACTGAACGGGGATGAGGACTGCGGGATCACCCTGCACGCTGCGGAGGGGAAGGGGACGGAGGTAATATTGCGGCTAAGGCGCATGGAGGAGGCTCCTCATTATGATTAA